From the genome of Miscanthus floridulus cultivar M001 chromosome 10, ASM1932011v1, whole genome shotgun sequence, one region includes:
- the LOC136487150 gene encoding putative cysteine-rich receptor-like protein kinase 39 isoform X2, which translates to MPRPARAFIRSPGASACRPETEGGIHTVRSQYDSSLTTKDLKAFIFEDSGSHPVLKSRGQQNLGHGMNMGDVANTICDREEELLHFSFSQIWVATDNLSERNLVGIGGSGHVYKGKLLNGLDIAVKRRNKSSTQGPEQFRNEIEGIPNLQHKNIIALLGCCVEGETILVYEYMPNKSLASVIADETKRELLNWSKRLQIIEAIADALAYLHGNSQMGIVHRDIHLDNILLDQEMNAKISDFGLSMKLAPNAIEEVAVCGTYGFAAPEYLATREISQKADVHAHIGRGCTSLLINYYMLQSMPELRSQNLSSWRCCAPAILKIDLICLKSLPCFATSRACSNREG; encoded by the exons ATGCCACGGCCAGCGAGAGCCTTCATTCGCTCTCCCGGCGCCTCAGCATGCCGTCCA GAAACTGAAGGCGGGATACACACAGTGCGTTCGCAATATGACAGTAG CCTCACAACTAAGGACCTCAAGGCATTTATATTTGAAGATTCAGGTTCTCATCCTGTCCTAAAATCTAGGGGACAGCAAAATCTAG GCCACGGCATGAACATGGGTGATGTAGCAAATACCATTTGTGATCGAGAAGAAGAGTTGCTGCATTTTAGTTTCTCTCAGATTTGGGTTGCTACAGACAATTTATCAGAAAGAAACTTGGTTGGAATTGGTGGATCTGGTCATGTTTATAAG GGCAAACTGTTGAATGGTCTTGACATTGCTGTCAAAAGACGCAATAAATCTTCAACTCAAGGTCCAGAGCAGTTCAGAAATGAGATTGAAGGCATTCCAAATCTTCAGCATAAAAACATAATTGCTTTACTTGGTTGCTGTGTTGAAGGAGAAACAATACTTGTCTATGAATACATGCCAAATAAAAGCTTGGCATCTGTCATTGCTG ATGAAACAAAAAGGGAGTTGCTAAATTGGTCTAAACGTCTTCAAATAATTGAGGCTATAGCTGATGCTCTTGCTTATTTACATGGGAATTCCCAGATGGGCATTGTCCACAGGGACATTCATCTGGATAACATCTTGTTGGATCAGGAAATGAAcgccaaaatttctgattttggtcTGTCTATGAAGCTAGCTCCAAATGCAATTGAAGAGGTGGCCGTGTGTGGCACATA TGGCTTTGCAGCTCCTGAATATCTTGCTACCAGAGAGATCTCACAGAAGGCAGATGT GCACGCACATATCGGAAGAGGCTGCACAAGCTTATTGATCAATTACTATATGTTACAAAGCATGCCCGAGCTCAGATCACAGAATCTGTCAAGTTGGCGCTGTTGTGCACCAGCAATTTTGAAAATCGACCTAATATGTCTGAAGTCGTTACCATGCTTTGCAACATCAAGGGCATGCAGCAATAGAGAAGGGTAG
- the LOC136487150 gene encoding putative cysteine-rich receptor-like protein kinase 39 isoform X1, producing the protein MYLLITSCREGSYLHSCFMGGRQADQLREVQNEITFYLQLFPLVSFVDTTRTWEQILNRDRPLCTEETEGGIHTVRSQYDSSLTTKDLKAFIFEDSGSHPVLKSRGQQNLGHGMNMGDVANTICDREEELLHFSFSQIWVATDNLSERNLVGIGGSGHVYKGKLLNGLDIAVKRRNKSSTQGPEQFRNEIEGIPNLQHKNIIALLGCCVEGETILVYEYMPNKSLASVIADETKRELLNWSKRLQIIEAIADALAYLHGNSQMGIVHRDIHLDNILLDQEMNAKISDFGLSMKLAPNAIEEVAVCGTYGFAAPEYLATREISQKADVHAHIGRGCTSLLINYYMLQSMPELRSQNLSSWRCCAPAILKIDLICLKSLPCFATSRACSNREG; encoded by the exons ATGTACTTGCTCATCACGTCATGTCGGGAGGGCAGCTACCTGCACAGCTGCTTTATGGGAGGGAGGCAGGCTGATCAACTCCGTGAGGTGCAGAACGAGATCACCTTCTACCTTCAGCTCTTCCCCCTTGTCAGCTTTGTTGACACCACCCGTACATGGGAGCAAATTCTGAACAGAGATCGTCCTTTGTGTACAGAG GAAACTGAAGGCGGGATACACACAGTGCGTTCGCAATATGACAGTAG CCTCACAACTAAGGACCTCAAGGCATTTATATTTGAAGATTCAGGTTCTCATCCTGTCCTAAAATCTAGGGGACAGCAAAATCTAG GCCACGGCATGAACATGGGTGATGTAGCAAATACCATTTGTGATCGAGAAGAAGAGTTGCTGCATTTTAGTTTCTCTCAGATTTGGGTTGCTACAGACAATTTATCAGAAAGAAACTTGGTTGGAATTGGTGGATCTGGTCATGTTTATAAG GGCAAACTGTTGAATGGTCTTGACATTGCTGTCAAAAGACGCAATAAATCTTCAACTCAAGGTCCAGAGCAGTTCAGAAATGAGATTGAAGGCATTCCAAATCTTCAGCATAAAAACATAATTGCTTTACTTGGTTGCTGTGTTGAAGGAGAAACAATACTTGTCTATGAATACATGCCAAATAAAAGCTTGGCATCTGTCATTGCTG ATGAAACAAAAAGGGAGTTGCTAAATTGGTCTAAACGTCTTCAAATAATTGAGGCTATAGCTGATGCTCTTGCTTATTTACATGGGAATTCCCAGATGGGCATTGTCCACAGGGACATTCATCTGGATAACATCTTGTTGGATCAGGAAATGAAcgccaaaatttctgattttggtcTGTCTATGAAGCTAGCTCCAAATGCAATTGAAGAGGTGGCCGTGTGTGGCACATA TGGCTTTGCAGCTCCTGAATATCTTGCTACCAGAGAGATCTCACAGAAGGCAGATGT GCACGCACATATCGGAAGAGGCTGCACAAGCTTATTGATCAATTACTATATGTTACAAAGCATGCCCGAGCTCAGATCACAGAATCTGTCAAGTTGGCGCTGTTGTGCACCAGCAATTTTGAAAATCGACCTAATATGTCTGAAGTCGTTACCATGCTTTGCAACATCAAGGGCATGCAGCAATAGAGAAGGGTAG
- the LOC136487150 gene encoding cysteine-rich receptor-like protein kinase 25 isoform X3, with protein sequence MYLLITSCREGSYLHSCFMGGRQADQLREVQNEITFYLQLFPLVSFVDTTRTWEQILNRDRPLCTEETEGGIHTVRSQYDSSLTTKDLKAFIFEDSGSHPVLKSRGQQNLGHGMNMGDVANTICDREEELLHFSFSQIWVATDNLSERNLVGIGGSGHVYKGKLLNGLDIAVKRRNKSSTQGPEQFRNEIEGIPNLQHKNIIALLGCCVEGETILVYEYMPNKSLASVIADETKRELLNWSKRLQIIEAIADALAYLHGNSQMGIVHRDIHLDNILLDQEMNAKISDFGLSMKLAPNAIEEVAVCGT encoded by the exons ATGTACTTGCTCATCACGTCATGTCGGGAGGGCAGCTACCTGCACAGCTGCTTTATGGGAGGGAGGCAGGCTGATCAACTCCGTGAGGTGCAGAACGAGATCACCTTCTACCTTCAGCTCTTCCCCCTTGTCAGCTTTGTTGACACCACCCGTACATGGGAGCAAATTCTGAACAGAGATCGTCCTTTGTGTACAGAG GAAACTGAAGGCGGGATACACACAGTGCGTTCGCAATATGACAGTAG CCTCACAACTAAGGACCTCAAGGCATTTATATTTGAAGATTCAGGTTCTCATCCTGTCCTAAAATCTAGGGGACAGCAAAATCTAG GCCACGGCATGAACATGGGTGATGTAGCAAATACCATTTGTGATCGAGAAGAAGAGTTGCTGCATTTTAGTTTCTCTCAGATTTGGGTTGCTACAGACAATTTATCAGAAAGAAACTTGGTTGGAATTGGTGGATCTGGTCATGTTTATAAG GGCAAACTGTTGAATGGTCTTGACATTGCTGTCAAAAGACGCAATAAATCTTCAACTCAAGGTCCAGAGCAGTTCAGAAATGAGATTGAAGGCATTCCAAATCTTCAGCATAAAAACATAATTGCTTTACTTGGTTGCTGTGTTGAAGGAGAAACAATACTTGTCTATGAATACATGCCAAATAAAAGCTTGGCATCTGTCATTGCTG ATGAAACAAAAAGGGAGTTGCTAAATTGGTCTAAACGTCTTCAAATAATTGAGGCTATAGCTGATGCTCTTGCTTATTTACATGGGAATTCCCAGATGGGCATTGTCCACAGGGACATTCATCTGGATAACATCTTGTTGGATCAGGAAATGAAcgccaaaatttctgattttggtcTGTCTATGAAGCTAGCTCCAAATGCAATTGAAGAGGTGGCCGTGTGTGGCACATA G